CGGCCATGCTGGAGCCCGCGGAGAAGCTGCACGCCGGGGCCCCGGCCGCATCAGAGCAGCTGTGCAGCAGCTGGAGGTACCCCAGGGCATCCGAGAACTCCCTGTGGTGGGAGACTGGTGTCAGGGCAGGCGGCCGGGCCCCGGGCGTCCGGAGGGCACTGGcccttcacccctcccccacagcacAGCCTGCTGTCCTGGCTCTGAGTGGCACTATCACCTCCTGCCCGGCTGGTGGGAAACACGCCCGTTTCCGGTGAGGAGCTGAGACCCACCTGAGGCCACCATGGTGAGCGGACAGCCACCTGCTCTGGCCACCTCCACAAGCCCCCGCCACAGCCATTCCCAGACCGCACAGCGGAGggcccctgcctcctgggggcGTGAGGACGGGACACTCACCTGTCCCCACCGGCTGatgcagggctggggctgggctgggccacacAGTTCAGTGCTCGCTCCAAGAGGTGCTCTCGGAACAGCTGGGTCACCTGGGCCAACGGGTCCACTGTGGGGAGGAGCGGGTGAGTGGGGAACTGCCTCGTCTCCACATCCCCCTCCTGGGCACACGGGCTCGGCTCTGGGACGGTAAGTGGGTGGATAAAtaccctgccctggcctgtgacAGCGTAACCTACCTGGGCTGGTGGAGCCGGCTCCCTGAGCTCCCTCACCTGCTCCGCCCTCCCGCTTGACCGCAGCGGCGGTGGCACAGGTCACCGCCCACATTCgccacctgccccacaccccacTCGTTTCCTTCTGAAGAGGCCTGAGAGACCAGCCCCAAAGCAACAACAGACAGCCAGGAGCGGGCGGGGCAGCCAGGGACACCCGAGATGCAGGGACGCGGCAGGAGTGAGGCTAGGAAATGGGAGTGGAGAACAAAGGCTgaggagggcaggggcggggggggggggggggccggggagggcaCCTGGGTTCCCGGCCGAGCTGTACAGGCTCTCCCTCGGGGGGCTGCCCACGGCCCAGTCCCCATCCACGAAGAAACGGTGGCCCACAGGGTGGCAGAGCCACTGCAGGGCAATGGGCACTGCGCCACTCTGCGCCAGGCAGGCCTGGCGGGCACTGCTCAGGAAGAGGCGctgtggggaaggaggtgggcTGTCACTGCCCTGGCAGTGCCCGCGGGCCTCATCCTGTGCAGCCCCCAGGAGCCGGTCAgggctgccagccccacccccacccccacccccccccacccccgcacccagccccacccactcactGTCAGAAAGTGCAGGGCCCGCGGGAGGTGGGTCTTCACAGTCAGTGCAGCGGCCGCGTAGATCTCGGCCAGCGTGGCCGCAGACACGGCGTCCCCCGCACATTCCGCCAGGTTCAGCGCGCTCAGCGCCAGGTTGGCAGCAGTGAGGCGCCCGCCGGCATACTTCCCTGGGAGGCGGACGGGGCGTGAGGCGGGGGCGGCACAAAGGCAGCGGGAGCCCCCGCCCGGCTCTGTGCCCGCGTACCCGTGGCGAGCAGCTGGTGCAGCCGGTGGTAGGCCAGGGCCGCGTCCCGGGCACTGGCGCGGGCGTCCGCCTGCAGAGCGCAGTCCCGCTGCAGGCCCCCAGCCCGGCCCGCCAGCCAACGGCCCAGCCAGAGCCGCTGCAGCAGGTGGCGGAGGAGGTTCCAGAGCAGGCTGCAGGCCAGGTCCAGGGGGCAGGCGGGCAGGGGCCGGCCCAGCGCCCGGAGGgccagctgcagctgctgggaggcctgggcgcaGTCCCCCTGGGAATAAGGTTTCCCGGGGAAGCCAGGTCAGAGCGCCCTGAGCACATCCCTCCAACTCTGAAGGTCCCCCCAGCTGGGGTCCCCGCAGCGCTGAGCTGGGCCCGCGGGGCAGGGGGAGACTGAGCAGCCGCCAAGAGCGGAGAGGACAGGCTGGGTTCCCGGCCCGCccggagggcagggaggagcggGTGATGCCAGTGCCCACCCCGTTCCGGGCTGCCCTTACCCTGGCCAGGTCCAGGTCCGCCTGCTTGCGGTGCCTCCAGAAGCTCACGGCGGGGCCCGAGTGGGGCCGCGTGACTGGCTCTCCATAGACAAAGAGAAGCGCCAAGGAGCCCAGCGCCAGCAGCCCGTTAGTCAGCCAGACCAGTGGGGGCAGCAGCCGCggtgcccagccagggccctctgcGGGCAGACGGAGGCTGGGGCAGAGCTCCAAGGCATGCAGAGCCCACGCCCACACCTGGAGTCTGCATCCCCAgggtctccccccgcccccgccagcgaAGACACCCATGCCAGCCTGTCCTACCTCTGtcctcagtgcccagcacactGCGCCCAGAGCCCTGGTGGGTGCTGGTGGCATCCAAGGGGCCAGGGAGAGCCCAGCTGCCcagcagggaggccaaagggttgcaggagagacagaggaagaggagcGCACACAGGGCCAGGCGGGAGCGGTCCAGCAGGCCCCGGCTgtgggcgggcggcggcggctccggcttcgcctggggggcgggcagggtgaGGACCGCAGAGGGTCTGGGGAGcgtggctggggcaggagggacagCGCTCTTCCCACCCTCACTAGGGGACCCCACGTGCCCGGGCCTCAGGCTTTCTCTCTATACAATGGGAGGTGGGACGTGCTGGGCTTCTTCTGACCCAGTCCTGGGGTCAGAGGGTATcgctgggagccaggcaggggccacCCCGCAGGCCCCACCTGGCTGTCCTCGAAGACGGGGCTGTCGGGCTCCGAgtcgctgccgctgccgccgccgccgccgcccttgCTGCCGAGGGACAGCGGGCTGCTCCGGGAGGGCGAGCCTGCGTCCGACGGCGGTGGGCTCAGCGTGTCCACCTCAGGCTTTATGCCCTCCATGGGCACATCGGCGTCTCCTCCACCACCACAGGCTGACACCAGGTCCCTCAGAGGTTCTACAGGCAggagaggagtggggtgggggttaaggtagagaccccgccccacccacatCAACTtagggccctgggggagggaacTGGGGGCTGGCCTAGCTTCTGAGGGCTAATTTAGGGGAAAAGAGAAGCTAAGGGCCTAGGGTCCTTGTAGGGTCAGAGCTTAAGGCGAgacggggtggggcagggccagagcgaggggccctgggaggccagGACTCACTGCTTTTATGCGCAGCAGCGCGCAGACTCAAGTTTTCCTGCTTGAGTTTCTGGTTGCTCTGCTGTAGAAAGCGGATGTAGTCAATGGCCTTGCGCAGGACAGCAGATTTATTCAGCTGCAGGAGACAGCACAGTGGCCAGTCAGGCCTGGCAGGTGGGCAcctgagcagggggtggggctgctggtgggacagctgccccagggcctttgcactggctgttcctgCTACATGGAATGCTCCTCCCCTGGTGCACCCAACCTCACAGGAGGGGCATGAGGGTTAGTAGGTAAAATGCCGCAACAGTGCCTCACTAACCGCTGGTAGCAGCATTATTGCCACCTTCATGGCTCACTTCCTCACCCCCAAGTCCCTGCCTTACACCTGACACTTGGTGAGGCTTTTCCTGACCTGATTCTCGTTGGCGCCTCCCAGTCCTCTCCCTGCGTAACGTGAGCCATTGAGGCCGTCCACCCGTCACTCATCTCTCATGTATTGTCACCCCAACTAGGACGTCAGCTCCGAGACAGGAGGGTTTGTGTCTGTTCTCTTTATCCCTGGTGCTTAGAATAGCCCCAGGGCACAGGGAGCCCCCCAACGTTTAGCTGAATAAATAAAGTGGCCAGACCAGCAGACTGAtgtgccccgcccccccacgtcaggcccaggcctcctcctcccccagcagcctccctccCGAGCACCCGCTGCCTGTGCTGGCACCTTGGCCTCAGCGCCCACCACCAGGTCCTTGAGCTCGATGATCTTGTCATTGATGGAGGAGCGGTAGCGCTTCTCAATCGCATTGTGGGCTGTTCGTTTCTCGCCGCGGCTCTGGGCCGCACCCAGGGCCTTCCCACTGGCCACCAGCCGACTGATGGGCAGCTTGTCAGCGTCCACGACCAGCGGCACTGTCGCCAGGATGGCCCCGCCACTCACCAGGGTCTGCGGAGCCAGGCAGGGGTTACCAGGCGGGCCTGCGTGTGCAGACCCACGACCCTTCTGCCCTGCCCATGCCACCCACCTGCAAGGGCCCGGTCTGCACAGCCGTGCCAGCGGCCAGGGAGCCAACACCCGCCGCCTTCGCAGGGGCTCCCAGGTCTGCCTTCACGGCCGTCAGGAGCAGCGAGTCGGCCTTGATGAAGTGGGGCTGCAGCAGGACCTGCGACAGGGAGGCCTCCGCTACAACTGTGCCTGGGCCAGAAGCTGCCACCCCGCCCGGCCAAACCCCTTACCGGGACCTGCTGGATCTGTGAGGTCACAGTGGCTGTTCCCGGGGCCACTGTGGTGGGGGCTGTGGCTGTCAACAGTGGCTGGGGGGCTGCGCTCTGAACCTGGGCGTGCACGGAGACTGGCGGGCCGCCTGGCGAGCCAGGCCGAGGCTGTGGGGTGCTCCCTGGAGGGGTCCCTGCAGAAATAAAGGCTGGGCTGGAACCAGCTGCTCTCACCCACGCTCAGCCCTGCCTCGGGCGGTCACGGTGTGACCTGGGCGAGTCATTGCTCCGGCCTGTTTCCTCCCGGCgcccctgctgggctctgagtGGAGGTGAGTCTGGAAGGCGGCGTTGAAGTGACGCCCAGCAGAGTGAGAGGCAAAGCTTATTAACCCAACAGAACCCAGTGCTGAGACCACCCATGTCTCCCCCTGAGCATTCCTCTACCGACACCCACACCGCAgcgatcccccccccccccccgctcccctcccgccccacGCCCTCACCTGTGGAAAAGCCTCCAGCGGCGGCTGTGGCAGGACTGGGATAGCCCGGCATGGGGCTGAGGCTGGAGTTGAGCTGCAGCGGGGCTGAGGCCGGAAAGCTCTGGGGTGGGAGGGCCCCTGGCAggggttgtggggtggggggctgcaggaTGGTCAGTGGCACTGGCTCCTCCTTGATCCCAGGCCCGGGGGAGAAGGCAGGCCCAGGTGGGTACATCTTCAATGCGGacgcaggctggggaggggacaaCAGTGGGGGGATGGCCTTGGTCCCCCCCAGAAAGCCTTCCAGTGGGGAGCTCATAGTGGCACACGGTGGAGAGGAGCCGTTCGGGGTGCGGGCTCCAGGACGCGCGGGGTCTGCGCCCGCTGCTCCGCCCCCAGCgtagggcgggtcgaacaggccTGGAAAGTCGGCATCTTGGTTGCTGAGGAGCTGGAGCATGTCTGGGGAGGAGAAGAGACATGAGGACAGGCACGGGGCTGGCGCGGGAAGAACGTCACACATGTGCACGCCCCATCCACACGGCTGCCACGTGAAGGCAGTGCACCATGGGCCGTGCTCCCAGGCACCCACGACAGGAGCCATAGTGGTGCCTCCCCTTATCAGAAAGTCGCTGCACCATGGGCAACGCATGCCCAGGGCCCCGAGGCCCCTTAACTCAGCCCACACCTCGGCTGAGACAGAACGGGGACCTGGGCACGAGGCTGCAGACTGCAGCGCggccctcaccacccctcctccacccgACAGACAGCTCGGAGCAGAGGCAGCTGCCGGCCACATGCGTGCCAGCGAGTGTCCGCATGTTCCGGGCAAAGCCCAAACTCTGCCGCACCGAGCACGCTGGGACCCTGTTCTGGGCTTGGTTTCCCTCCATAACAGCAACAGTGTCCGATCTGACGCCTCCTCCTGCACAGACAGGACACCCTCTCCCCGACGGCCCAGCCTGGCCGCAGGCGCCTCCTCCAGCTGGGAAGCAGCAGGCAGGCGGGGTCTGCCCGGGGCCCTCTCACCCACTATGGGCAGCTACCCACTGGGTCCAAGTTCCCTGCAGGACCCATGAGCACAACCCTGCGGCCCCCAAAGCCCCTGAGACCCTCAGCCTGAGCTCTCGGGCCCGTCCACACTGGGGTAAGGTGGGCccgggcctgggcctccctcctggcctgtggCCTCATCCCTTGGCCACatccggaggggaggggaggggaggggaccccaGGCCTGGAAGCCGGCAGCCGGCACAGCTGCCCTCAGGctgcctggctccttcctccGGCAGGTGCCCAGGCCTCCAACAGAGCGAGATGGGGTGCCGCTCAGCCCCCCAAATAGACACACGTTGTGGGCCCCGAGGCTGTGAGGGTCATCACACACTGTCCCTTGCAGGCTCCCCCCTCCCTCGCCGACCTCACTGCGCCTCGTTgacagacggggaaactgaggccccagaggAAAGCGGACGGGACCCAGAATGGGGTTGGAGCGAGGCACCCGGCGCTCCCGCCGCGACAGAAAGACCATCCTCGGCGGGCGGCGCCCTCGCCCCAAAGGCCGGGCTGGGAGCGCGGGCGGCCGGGGGtccccctggggctggagggcgcCCGCCCCGCAGCCGGCGCGGCGTTTCCGATCGTGTCTGACAGCCGCCGGCCGGTCACGAGGGTCCTCGGAAATACCTTCGAACGTGCAGTCCATGCTCCGCGCCGCCGGGCGCCCAGGCCGCGGGTCTCCGTGCACCTGTCACCTGCCCGCTGCgcggccgcccgccgcccgcccgccgccgccgggcaTGGGGTGAGCCGGCGCGGCCAATCAGCGGCCGCGCCTCCGCCTCCGggtcccgccccggccccgcccatcCCGACCGAGGCTCCGCTTCAGGTTTCACCCCGCGACGCAGCGGGCCGGGGTTACCCGCGGGCACCCGCCCTTCACCCGCTGGGCGCCGGGGTTACTGGCGGTCACCGAGGCgggcccagccccggccccggccccggccccggcggcCTCCCTGACTCTGATAGGCCGGGCGGACGCGGGCAGGCGTCACCCAACACCCCGAGTTCTGGGCTGGAAACCGCGGCTCGCTGACACCCCCACAGGCCTCCACCCCTCCAAGCCCGGTTcaccctctagaccagcggttctcaaccttcctgatgccgcgaccctttcatacagttcctcatgtggtggtgacccccaaccataaaatttttttcgttgctacttcatcactgtcatgttgctactgttatgaatcgtcatgtaaatatctgatatgcaggatgtcttttcattgttacaaattgaacataaagcatagtgattcatcacaaaacaatatgtaattatatatgtgttttccgatggtcttaggcgacccccgtgaaagggtcgttcggcccccaaaggggtcgggacccacaggttgagaaccgctgctctagagactgGGACAACCACGTCCTTGGCAGGAAAGAAGGAACGGAGATACGGGCGCGCGTAAGTGAGGCCCAAGTGGGACCTCCCCTTCCAGGGGCTCCGAGTGAGGACACCCCGACCCCAGATGCACCCCCAGAGAACACTGTGGCTCCTGACCCCACACAAATGCCCCTGCACAGAGGGACCTGCTGGGTCTGggaggggtgagtgtgtgtgtgtggtcagtgCAGTCTTCTGTGTCCCCCAAAGTCTCCTAGCCCCCGAGCAGTCCAGGGAAGTCctgattcatgcactggagggtccCTATGACAGGTGAGGTGAGGAGGGCAGGGTGTCAGCCCCAGGGTGACAGGCTCTGGGGGTCCTTGAGGGGGTACCTAGGCCCATCTCTCTCTGTGCGAGGTCAGAGTTGAACGGGTGAACAGAGCCTGGCCAGCAGTGCAGCCACCGCAAGGCCTGGTCAGCCTACGGCTGCAGCCCCGGCCCAGCCCTCCTGCTCCCGGGCTCCTGCCAATTTGGAGGGGGCCACCCTGGGCAGGCAGCATGGCGACGGGGCAGGTGGTGCTGGGTCAGAGCCTCTCCAGGAGCCTCCATGAGGAAACTCTACCTCACCTCGCCACCTCACACACACCAGCCCTCGCATGGCCGTGCAGggttccccctcccctcccctcccctccccctcccctgccggtgCTCCGCTCTCCCTCACTCAAAAGCACACACCCAGACAGCTGGGCAGGGCGCCCCCTCCCGGGGCCATTCTGTCCCTACTGGGTCCGTGTGTCCAGCCCTCACTCTCCTGCCCCATCCTCTTCACCAGTTTCTTGCCTAGTTTTGTTTTCCGTTTCTCACACCTTTGTGCTCGGCTCCGGGGGATGGCTCTCAGTGGCCCTCCCAGGGGAGGgctggcctgggcagaggactcAGGCTCAGCGAGGACTTGGGGAGACGGGGGCCTGGGGGCCGCGAGGCCGCaggaggccagccagccctgaaCCCATGCCCGCCCTGCCCCATCTCACTCCTCCCTGGAGCTAGACCTGCTGGCCAATCTCTGCGGAGCTGGTGCCAATTTGAGAGCCAGCCCCacagccccccctctcccccccagatACAGCCACGGGGAGACTGTCCCTCAcctgctgtgtgactctgggcaggtcgccccgcccctcccctggtCTGAGAGCAAGTGTGGGAAGCACCGCCACCCACAAAGGCTGGTCCCTCTGCAGCAGGGAGGGTCTGGCCCTGGCAGACGGTGAGCCGGGCACGGAATGGTCAAGTTGGAAACCCATATCCATTTGGGGAGTTCAGGgcgaggcaggagaggcagcagGGTGTGCAGTTTAAGGCCTCTCCTCTCCCGCCTCTGGGAGCCAGGACAGTGCGCCCAGGAGGCTGCCGGCTCCCAAACTGTGCAGCAACCTTGAGCCCTCGGAGCACTGGGCCTCCTGCAGGAAGGCAGGCTCAAAGGCACAGAGGCTCCTGCGAGCACCCTCAGAACttaggggaagagaaggaggtgCAGACTTGGCCTCagtgtccgccccccccccccccatttctcaccttccctgcctcctcctccagcctgaatccctcctttttcctctccttcctcctcttctgcccTGATTCTATCAGGACCCAACAGGAAACCTGaaacccctccctccctggctctgccTTCAAGCCTCCCTCTGAAGGCAGATGTGGGTCAGCCTTTTATTCTCTGGCCTGTCTATTCTGTGAGGCCACAATGGAaaccctgggaggccccagaccATAAACTTGCAGGAGCCCAGCTATGACCATCACAGAAGCCTACAGCCCATCCAACCTGCATGGGGCCTCGAATCCCAAACTCTGCTTACCTGCCTCCCAGGACAGGAGGCTCACCACCTCTGTGACGTGGCCTGGTTCAGGAAGCCCAGATCTGTATCTGGTAACAACTACTGTCCTTCCCTGTGTCTGCTGTGTGTCaggcctgtgccaggcactgaagaTACAGGGACGCCGCCCGAAGGCCTTCCCTTGTCGGGGGAGATGGACAGTTTGCAGGTCCACGGAGGAAGGCGGGTGCAGGGGTGCTGAGcacaggaagaaactgaggcagggtgGAGTGTGAAGGGCCACGGGGGATGCCAGGCAGGGCaggcctctctgaggaagtgacCCCGAGTAAAGCGAGGGGGTGGGTCACAGGGAGGGAGGGTATCCTGGGCAGatggaacagcaagtgcaaatgcCCTGGGTGGGTGCAAGTGGTGTGCCgacaggaggccagtgtggctgtagCGGGTGTGAGGGTGAAGGTcagggaggcagtgaggagcTGGGATTCCAACCCCAGCTGCCCGTCACCTGCAAGGTCGCCAGTCCTCCAGGGCACTGTCCTGTGCAGCCCAGATCGCGAGGTGGCACAGCGTGACGCATGCGCAACAGCATAGCAGCCTCCCATGCGGAGACCTGAGGCAGCTCGGGCCCCAGCGGTCACCTCTGCCTCCTGGACGGAGGGTGCAGGGCCGGGTGGGCGCTCCCCGATACTCCAGGGAGcggggctgccctgggctcccACCAGCACTGCCTCACCACCCCGAGGACTCAGGTCAGCGGCTCAGTCCTCAGGGCACGGGCTGCCCAGGGGTGCGAGCGGGCGCTGGCTTTTCCTGGATGCAGTGGGCCCTGTGGATGATGAAACTAAGACGCAGAGGGCAGCCGCGTGCCAGGTCCCACGGCTGCCACGTGGAGAATCTGGGCACAGACCCAGGCGCCCAGCCCTAGAACCCACCCGCCAGCCCCGCTGCCCGGAGCCCGACTCCTGCCTGACTGCCGGCACTGTCTCAGCCGGAAAGCAGCACGCAGCCCTCTAAGGCTGGGCGCGcggcctccctgcccagcccccgggAGACGCCCTCCGagaggaaggccctggcctgggccagctgTACCCCCACAGCTCTCAGCACCGGCTGAGCCGAGGAGCAAGCCAGACGGCATGGGCTGCCCGCGCCCGTGGCTGCTCTCCGCACCGGGTCCCACTGCCCAGCGCCAGCTGAGCCTCACCCTCGTTTTCTGAACCCACCGTGCTATTTAGTGCCACCATGCATTTGCCAGACTATTCCCTCTGCCAGGGATGCCCTCGTCACTATCCTTTGTCCACCTGGCAACCTCCTATTCCTGCTCCCAAACTTCTGAGACCCTTCCTTCATCGGTGCCACTCCACACACCCGCTCCCAGCACAGCTCAAGGGACCCGGGGCCTGACCTGTGTGCTGGACGTGACACAAGATGCCGCCCGGCACCGATTCCCACACAGGGTCCTAGTGTGGCTCGGGCACCTGCTGATGACGGCAGCTGAGAACCAACCCGTGGTCCTGAGGCAGTGGCATTTCGGAGGGTGGTCCTCTACTGCTGAGCCACTGGTCCGGTCGCCAGAgctgctcccgcctgagccagtgCTGCTCCGGTCTGAGCCactgctcccgcctgagccagtgctcccgcctgagccactgctgctcccgtctgagccagtgctcccgcctgagccagtgctgctcccgcctgagccagtgctcccgcctgagccagtgctcccgtctgagccactgctgctcccgcctgagccagtgctcccgcctgagccagtgctgctcccgcctgagccagtgctgctcccgcctgagccagtgctcccgcctgagccactgctgctcccgtctgagccagtgctcccgcctgagccagtgctcccgcctgagccagtgctccctcctgagccactgctgctcccgcctgagccagtgctcccgcctgagccactgctgctcccgtctgagccagtgctcccgcctgagccagtgctgctcccgcctgagccagtgctcccgcctgagccactgctgctcccgcctgagccactgctgctcccgcctgagccagtgctcccgcctgagccactgctgctcccgcctgagccagtgctcccgcctgagccactgctgctcccgtctgagccagtgctcccgcctgagccagtgCTCCCGTCTGAGCCACTGCTACTCCCGCCTGAGCCactgctcccgcctgagccagtgctgctcccgcctgagccagtgctcccgcctgagccactGCTACTCCCGCCTGAGCCactgctcccgcctgagccagtgctgctcccgcctgagccagtgctcccgcctgagccactgctgctcccgcctgagccagtgctcccgcctgagccagtgctcccgcctgagccactgctgctcccgcctgagccagtgctgctcccgcctgagccactgctcccgcctgagccactgctgctcccgcctgagccactgctcccgcctgagccactgctgctcccgcctgagccagtgctcccgcctgagccagtgctgctcccgcctgagccactgctgctcccgcctgagccagtgctcccgcctgagccagtgctgctcccgcctgagccactgctcccgcctgagccagtgctcccgcctgagccactgctcccgcctgagccagtgctgctcccgcctgagccagtgctcccgcctgagccactgctgctcccgcctgagccagtgctcccgcctgagccactgctgctcccgtctgagccagtgctgctcccgcctgagccagtgctcccgcctgagccactgctgctcccgtctgagccagtgctgctcccgcctgagccagtgCTGCTCCCGTCTGAGTCAGTGCTCCCTCCTGAGCCAGTGCTCCCGTCTGAGCCAGtgctgctcccgcctgagccagtgctgctcccgcctgagccagtgctcccgcctgagccagtgCTGCTCCCGTCTGAGCCAGTGCTGCTCCCGCCTGAGCTAGTGCTGCTCCCGTCTGAGCcagtgctcccgcctgagccagtgctcccgcctgagccactgctgctcccgcctgagccagtgCTCCCTCCTGAGCCAGTGCTCCCGTCTGAGCCAGTGCTCCCTCCTGAGCCAGTGCTCCCGTCTGAGCCAGTGCTCCCTCCTGAGCCactgctcccgcctgagccagtgctgctcccgcctgagccagtgctcccgcctgagccactgctgctcccgcctgagccactgctgctcccgcctgagccagtgctgctcccgcctgagccagtgctgctcccgcctgagccagtgctcccgcctgagccagtgctgctcccgcctgagccagtgCTGCTCCCGTCTGAGCCAGTGCTCCCTCCTGAGCCAGTGCTCCCGTCTGAGCCAGtgctgctcccgcctgagccagtgctgctcccgcctgagccagtgctcccgcctgagccactgctgctcccgcctgagccactgctgctcccgcctgagccagtgctcccgcctgagccactgctgctcccgcctgagccagtgctgctcccgcctgagccagtgCTGCTCCCGTCTGAGCCAGTGCTCCCTCCTGAGCTagtgctcccgcctgagccagtgctgctcccgcctgagccagtgctcccgcctgagccagtgctgctcccgtctgagccagtgctgctcccgcctgagccactGCTGCTCCCGTCTGAGCCAGTGCTCCCTCCTGAGCCAGTGCTCCCGTCTGAGCCAGTGCTCCCTCCTGAGCCAGTGCTCCCGTCTGAGCCAGTGCTCCCTCCTGAGCCAGTGCTCCCGTCTGAGCCAGtgctgctcccgcctgagccagtgctcccgtctgagccagtgctcccgcctgagccagtgCTCCCGCCTAAGCCAGTGCTGTCTTTTAGGTCCGCCATCTGCTCCTCTCCTCGGGCTGCTTCCCGCAGTGTTTTAGACGTGAGGGGGTGTGGTCTGAGGTTGCTCTCTGCAGCCTCCAGGAGACATGTCCTACTTCCTCTCAGTGTCCCAAGCATATGGGGTCATTGTTTGCATTTCCTttggttgtttttgcttttttaaaaaatatgtttttattgatttcataggaagggagagggagagagagatagaaacatcaatgatgagagagaatcactggtcggctgcctcctgcccgcctcccactggggacggagcctgcaactggcCAACTGGgatcaacccaggacccttcagtccgcagggcaaaaccagccagggcgactACTTTCGGGGTTTTGTTCAGTCCCCAGAGCTGTGTGtagtcccccccccccgacccccacagGTGCTCTCATTTGCATTTCCAAAATGGCACTGGGCTGCCCTTCGGGGACCAGCAGTCCCACTGGGTCCCTAGCTCCTCCACCCCCTCTGCTGGCTGGACAcccaggctggggggcaggggcactgCGGTGAGGCAAGCGTCTGAGGCC
The genomic region above belongs to Myotis daubentonii chromosome 16, mMyoDau2.1, whole genome shotgun sequence and contains:
- the SREBF1 gene encoding sterol regulatory element-binding protein 1 isoform X3 is translated as MDCTFEDMLQLLSNQDADFPGLFDPPYAGGGAAGADPARPGARTPNGSSPPCATMSSPLEGFLGGTKAIPPLLSPPQPASALKMYPPGPAFSPGPGIKEEPVPLTILQPPTPQPLPGALPPQSFPASAPLQLNSSLSPMPGYPSPATAAAGGFSTGTPPGSTPQPRPGSPGGPPVSVHAQVQSAAPQPLLTATAPTTVAPGTATVTSQIQQVPVLLQPHFIKADSLLLTAVKADLGAPAKAAGVGSLAAGTAVQTGPLQTLVSGGAILATVPLVVDADKLPISRLVASGKALGAAQSRGEKRTAHNAIEKRYRSSINDKIIELKDLVVGAEAKLNKSAVLRKAIDYIRFLQQSNQKLKQENLSLRAAAHKSKPLRDLVSACGGGGDADVPMEGIKPEVDTLSPPPSDAGSPSRSSPLSLGSKGGGGGGSGSDSEPDSPVFEDSQAKPEPPPPAHSRGLLDRSRLALCALLFLCLSCNPLASLLGSWALPGPLDATSTHQGSGRSVLGTEDREGPGWAPRLLPPLVWLTNGLLALGSLALLFVYGEPVTRPHSGPAVSFWRHRKQADLDLARGDCAQASQQLQLALRALGRPLPACPLDLACSLLWNLLRHLLQRLWLGRWLAGRAGGLQRDCALQADARASARDAALAYHRLHQLLATGKYAGGRLTAANLALSALNLAECAGDAVSAATLAEIYAAAALTVKTHLPRALHFLTRLFLSSARQACLAQSGAVPIALQWLCHPVGHRFFVDGDWAVGSPPRESLYSSAGNPVDPLAQVTQLFREHLLERALNCVAQPSPSPASAGGDREFSDALGYLQLLHSCSDAAGAPACSFSAGSSMAATTGTDPVAKWWASLTAVVTHWRRRDEEAAARLYPLVERLPRALQESERPLPRAALLSFKAARALLGRRKTEASPASLALCEKASGYLQDSLATTTAGSSIDKAMQLLLCDLLLGARTSLWLRQQPLAPAQASQGQGSGAQASALELRGFQRDLSGLRRLAQSFQPAMRRVFLHEATARLMAGASPTRTQQLLDRSLRKRAGACGKGGAAEVELRPRREHAEALLLASCCLPPCLLAVPGQRVGMLAEAERMLEKLGDRRLLHDCQQMLMRLGGGTTVTSS